The Dermacentor silvarum isolate Dsil-2018 chromosome 7, BIME_Dsil_1.4, whole genome shotgun sequence genomic sequence tctcgagttccttggttaacctccaagCTCCTGCCCCATGTGtgagcaccgctagaatgcaatgattgtacactttttatttcaacgaccgtggtaagcttccagtcaggatttgactatgcctgccgtatgcactccaacccaatcttattcttctgtaaatttctttcccatGATGAGGGTCCTCTATGAGTACctacactcttagcaaataccggcttaaaacaacgcatatagggcggaaagtagatcaaaatttcgacgcttataaatggctcactgtaagcagcctactgcgtatgcggcctattttatgcggcctgcatttatacggcccatagtagggccgcttggtgAACGTCACTCATAACCCCAAATTTTTTATGCGGTATTTGAGATCAAATCTGTCCGGTTTACTAAGCGGCCCAAATCTTATGCGGCCCATCGGGTACTTTTTttactaaaaaagttgtcgcagtttcacccgaaaggcgaagcatcaattgcgatagctacttagtagagagctatacggagtaaggatagtagttttatccgctgtacaaacttggacatgcagcagcaccggcagcaacacacagcactgttgtcgacgccgtcggcgttttgcccgcgttcgcacaaaatgcgtgcggcgttggtgactgttgccggagcctctgatataaataggcacttggacTGACGCTGCACGTAAGCTGcgcgtgcttgctcgccaacgcacaaggtcacaatggcaAGAGTTGCACTTCAGGcttgctcgcttatactctctggacccaaccctaagccttcgagtaccatcaaggcttcgccgtgGAGACGCAAACCTTTTGTGCCGATTATGGTTGGGCATTGCGTTTACTAACATAGCGCCTATGTATTCCGCATATATGAATGActgacagcgcagcctgtgaccacagcggcaatgaagaatcgattGAACATATTTGTGTGTCCTCCCGCTATACAGTGCGCAGAGACGGTCTCTtaacaacgcgttcaaccaaaTGGACAatcggcctctgtcggaagaaagaattctcccccacagactggacttaacgacacagaagaaggccgtgcagtcTCTTCTGCACTTCTTGCGAGCCGCTGGCCTATCGGAACGACTGCGATTACAACGCTCTtccggcgtgtgtgtgtgtctggattctaacatctggttaacctcccggccttccTCACCTTATCTCTGACTCTAGACCATAGATCTTCCTACGATATTTACGAGAGGGAACCCTGGTGTTACGATCGTTCCGCAACATCGGGAAGGGCAGTTAGTGCATGGGCATGAGTCGTACTTGGGCCTTCACACGTTATGCTGACTACGTTAATTACGCTTTTTGTGCACTCACTGTCCCAAATTGCAAAGCAATCTATGCTTCTAAAAGGACAGAAGACCCTCTGAACACGCATATAATTGCTACTAATTGCAGAGGTTCAGAGTGTTGAGGAGTCACTCGGCGAATCCTGCAGCGTTACCTATGATTACGCTCGAAAACAGCCGTCCGCTCTCAGCGTTTCACTCTCTGGTGAATATGTTCTTGCAGGCCTAGTGGCAGACTGCCTACTTGcctactttttgctgcaaaggAATGTGTGGCTGAAATTTACAAAAGGGTTTTATTTTTCAAAGAGCATTCCAAGAGGCGCGGTTCATCTGCATGCAAGTTAATAACAACTTGATCAGTAGCAGTTCCCTATTTTCATTATTAATATTTTGCAGAGTGCGAGGATTATGATATTTATCAGCATCAGATTACATTATTCGTCGTCTTATGATTTCGGTTGCTCGGGCAATGCTCCTTAACCGGCATAGACTTCCAAGTGCGCAGCTTCTGTCGGCATTGAAACAGAGCGAGCGCATTGTTTATGGCGTGCGTGGCTGGGGCCGTACGGGCATTGGAGATGCGCAGAAGAACATGCAGTCGCGGTGAGACTCAAAGTTGTTGCCGTTGCTCTGGCAGCCACCGTACACAAACGGGCGGCAGGATTTGGTGTTGGCGTCGTAGTAGAAACGCGGCATGGAAGCCTTGCAAGGGCCTGTGTGCGGTGGCTTGTGGCAAACGGATGCGACGGACGCTGCGGGAAAGAAATAGAAATCAGCAACAGAATACTGGCATTCGACAAGGCATGTTCTTATAGGAGCGGCACTTCAGCGCTTACGATTGAGAGATCTGCCTAATTCCTTGAGACGCTGATCTGAAACCTCCTCGCGCAATGAGCTTATCGAAACTCGACAGGAAACGCGCGCTGCGAGCGTGACCTACAGCACTTAGCAAGCAATAGCGCAGATGCAATTTTATATACGCCATAGAGCTGGTTATTTCGGATTCATACCCTTAGCGCGGTGTTTGCTTTAttttatgatttatttattttttttatttatttatttcatctgCTTTGTTTGGATGCACGTTTGACCACATTTAAGATGTATTTTCCCTCTCATTGAGCCAACCACATTTGATTTTGTGCAATCTGCTCGGGTGGTTGTGCTGCCAAGGACCGATACTATTCTCCGATAGATGATTACCTAAATCAAATAGCCGCAATGATGCAGTCATGCAGTCACGCATATATACAAGTCGTTGTGCAAACTGCCGCTCTTTTCTATCGGAAGTATACACCTATACAAGGACCAGCAATACGTACTCACTCCTCTAGCTACCGCAGCTTCAGTCAAATAAAAGCAATCTCAGCTAGTTAAAGACTAAACAGATCTTTCCATCCACAATATCTACTTTACATGATTTTGTTTGATAACCTTctcatggggggaggggggaaggggtctCAAGCCTAATTATTTCCAGAGGACGCAGGAACTTTAGCAAAAACAGTTTAGGAGCCTTTGAAATGAAAACATGTGAATTCGCTGTGTAGATTACCTCCCCACTTTGTGCGGATTGTGTCTTCAGATCACACAGCGGCAAAAAGGTGCCGCGAAAAAACCTTTTTACAGGTGCACTGAAATTGTTTTGTAGGCATGTAGTCGAAACATTTACTACACATCAAGTAAACTTAGGAATCAGTGTGCCCTAAATATTTGTCCTTCTTTGAGGTGCAAAGCTTTTTCTTGTGCTGTAATAAGTtcaccgaaaaagaaaaaaaagattaccgGTAATCTTTACTTATTTTATTTAGAATATCTGTTGGTTGTACCTAGCACACGCATACTCGAGTGAAGTGCTCATTAATGCGTGTGCCCCAATATCGCCCACATGTTTAGTCGCAAGGGAGGCTCATTTTCTTGGTATCTTGAGCAATATTACGAAGTTACGGTTCAACATTTACTGATTTATCATGCGTTAAGGAATACTGAAATGGATTCTCTAATGTAGCTTTTGTAATGTTTTCCAGAACCCTCGGAAACGTTTCGGATTTCGTAATTTGACTACGACTAAAGGATGACGCTCTTGTTTGTTATTTCTATTTGAGTAATCTATTTTTACCTAATATTAGATATAGTAGCGACTCTCTCCATATTTGACCTTTGTTGATCCAGGTGAGCTCCATAAATATTTCAACCTTCTGGCTTTATTCGGTGTAGGCGGAGATCTAAAGATGCTGGGGACCTCCCCTGGCATTACCCATATTATTGCCACCGCGATAAACACATATAATACTTTCTAGAGCTACAACACTGTAAGAATTGTGAATACTGCCGAAGCTAGAATAATTCATTCATTGTAATGTCATGCTTAAGCTGTTCTTGACAGCAGATCGAGGTAAACAGTCACAGCTCAACAAGCAGATATAAAGACTTACCAGAAGCAAAATCCTCCGTCATTCCCACCAACGGCTCAACATGTGGATATGGTCTGAGGATCGCTGAAAATGCAAATAGAAATAGCCTTCCTTGGTGGCGGCGAAAAATATCTTCGAAATCTTGTGGACATCGAGAATAATTGAAAATCGTATTTGTGGACGGTTTTGTAGTTCTCTTGTCTATATCTTTTAATGTTCGCGACATCCAAAAAGGTGAAGTTGATTAAGCAGCAATGTTGCAACAAGCAAAGATGCAGCGCAATTGCATATACCTGAGTCTCGTCAAATTTTATGCACATCACTGTTATCCTAATGCGGCATGTTTTATAGTTGAAACCTAATTTTCAAAAATTGGGTGTAACAGATTGCGCGATTCCGACGGCTTTCCAGAAGAGGTGGAAATTGTGTATTTGAAATGACAGTGGCCAGATGGATAAAGAAAAGGTTACATACATTTTCGATTGTTAACCTCAGGGCGAATCATTTTATTACAAAACTGAAGCTGCGAAGCCGTAAATGCATCTCTAATTAGCAGAAATCAAACGCAAAGTATATCTCTGAGGTCCTTATACATTATTCTTGTAGTTTAATCTATTTCTAATGTGGAGCTATGGTTAGGATGTATCGCACGCACATATAACGTCATTGCTGTTTGTCTTCAATTTTGAAACAGGAATATATGATCTGAAGAGAGCCGCAGAAATGTTACGGTGAAACGTTTTAGGGAAAAGCTTAATTGAACTTGCGGTTTCCCGTGCAATTAATGCGCATTCTTCATGTTGTCACCTGTCTGAGCCGACAGCACACGCACGCaccccccatatatatatatatatatattatatatacacaaacacataGTCATATACGAAGCCAAAAAACATGACACCAAGGTCAACATAAGGGACATTACTGGTACTTACAAAGTAAGTAAATTGCTTGGATAAATATGCAATGATCAATGATGGATATAAAAATGGATTAAAacacaacttgccgcaggtggggaacgatcccacgacTTTGCATTACGGGTGCGATGCTCTTACTAGTGGAGCAACCGCGGCGCTatttgccatccactttctggggtatttgctTCTCACTACAAGAACTAAATATATGAGcattagccagcgccaccagtacatgatatataaatatatttatatatatatatatatattacatcaTAGGAAGCCAAGACACAGATAAACAAAGACAGGGAATCACTGGTATTACAGAGTGAATGAAAGAAAGGCTCACTTAATGGAatttaaagtggatgaaaaaacaacttgccgcagatggggaacgatcccacactTT encodes the following:
- the LOC119459726 gene encoding boophilin-H2 isoform X3 — encoded protein: MKLYVILALIGTAFAARNFDKECRQAPNSGFCRAMHPMWWFNVESGRCEQFFYGGCGGNENKYETKEQCEENCLAEKPILRPYPHVEPLVGMTEDFASASVASVCHKPPHTGPCKASMPRFYYDANTKSCRPFVYGGCQSNGNNFESHRDCMFFCASPMPVRPQPRTP